Proteins co-encoded in one Cytophaga hutchinsonii ATCC 33406 genomic window:
- a CDS encoding lipopolysaccharide biosynthesis protein: MRSYLLKIYSNNKVQTVIHFGIGQGILQFLNLLVGFLLLRWLTKENFAQFSIVFGFQSMITTLVDLGISGAIIALVANRVNDKLVVGSYIKAARQYRSFLSLFVVPAIGIAFFYITVKYNWGYHIQFFFFLSLVVTIWSQANFVYYNSVLQMHKRMNESYRPQIVAAFGRLIILAALYFLQYINAACVILVNLATQIWNGFQFKRHTKDNIEEPEVVDAEVKRSLMKYIKPMLPSVIFFSVQSQISLFIISLFGNIDSVADVSALGRLSQIFIFLTTFNGVIITPYIARIDNKSLFIKRYIQITTGAIIIACFMIGVSLFFPKILLFIIGEKYYNLEKEMQLTIITTCIGYLTGVLWTIHSSARWIFVWASPLFIAVTLASQVLSVFIFDLSSTTGVIKMNLIGTVFALMVQLLICYFGFRKLKHNPIITL, encoded by the coding sequence ATGAGAAGTTATTTATTGAAAATTTATTCTAATAATAAAGTACAGACAGTTATTCATTTCGGAATCGGACAAGGTATATTGCAATTTTTAAATCTGCTTGTCGGATTTTTGCTTCTCAGATGGTTAACTAAAGAAAATTTCGCTCAGTTCAGTATCGTATTCGGTTTTCAATCAATGATTACAACATTGGTAGATCTTGGTATCAGCGGAGCTATTATCGCATTGGTGGCAAACAGAGTGAACGATAAACTGGTTGTAGGCAGTTATATAAAAGCAGCAAGACAGTATCGTTCATTTTTATCTCTTTTTGTTGTTCCTGCTATAGGTATTGCTTTTTTTTATATCACGGTTAAATATAACTGGGGCTATCACATACAATTTTTTTTCTTTTTAAGCTTAGTTGTAACCATTTGGTCTCAGGCTAATTTTGTGTATTACAATTCTGTGCTGCAGATGCATAAAAGAATGAATGAATCTTACCGCCCACAGATAGTTGCGGCTTTCGGCAGGTTGATAATTTTAGCAGCGCTTTATTTTTTACAATACATTAATGCAGCATGTGTAATACTTGTAAATTTAGCAACACAGATATGGAACGGGTTTCAATTTAAAAGACATACAAAGGACAACATAGAAGAACCGGAAGTTGTTGATGCAGAAGTTAAAAGAAGCCTGATGAAATACATCAAACCGATGTTGCCAAGCGTAATCTTTTTTTCTGTACAATCGCAGATTTCATTATTTATCATAAGTCTGTTTGGTAATATTGATTCTGTTGCAGATGTTTCTGCATTAGGGCGGTTGAGTCAGATTTTTATTTTTTTAACTACCTTTAACGGCGTAATCATTACACCTTACATTGCACGTATCGATAATAAATCCCTTTTTATTAAACGCTATATACAAATAACTACAGGGGCAATTATTATTGCATGTTTTATGATAGGAGTTAGTTTGTTCTTCCCTAAAATTCTCCTATTTATAATCGGAGAAAAATATTATAATCTTGAAAAGGAAATGCAGTTAACAATTATAACAACATGCATTGGATATCTTACCGGAGTTCTATGGACAATTCATAGTTCGGCCAGATGGATATTTGTTTGGGCATCTCCATTATTTATCGCCGTTACGCTGGCAAGCCAGGTACTTTCTGTTTTTATCTTTGACTTATCAAGTACTACGGGAGTTATTAAAATGAATTTGATCGGAACAGTTTTCGCATTGATGGTTCAGCTATTAATATGTTATTTTGGATTTAGAAAACTGAAACATAATCCTATTATTACATTATGA
- a CDS encoding DUF6625 family protein translates to MKNKIAFIIPYFGKLPQYFPLFLNSIKDQPFDVLFFSDIKKPQNLTDNIKWISFSFSELQNMIAKKINIDINLHSPYKLCDYKPSYGLCFEDYLSEYQFWGSLDVDTVVGNFGAFVTTERLQDIDMYSAVKEYVSGALFIMRNNDYCNNLFKKSKDWKIIFQNPLHVGFDECCGSVYVELKAGKSIFELNMPAESFTEVVFKEQAFGLRTLFENTILEPRGRTPVEINNRSVKYDGVEYIMVHFIYFKARYYFYINPSLVKLQSYYLNGLGNFKNKPTSLRMAFSKNLLNAIIKKININIKKLKF, encoded by the coding sequence ATGAAAAATAAAATAGCTTTTATCATCCCGTATTTTGGAAAACTACCTCAATATTTTCCTTTATTTCTTAATTCGATTAAAGATCAACCCTTTGATGTATTATTTTTTTCCGATATAAAAAAGCCGCAAAATCTTACAGATAATATTAAATGGATTTCGTTTTCATTTTCTGAATTACAGAATATGATTGCCAAAAAAATAAACATAGATATAAATCTGCATAGCCCGTATAAATTATGTGATTACAAACCCAGCTATGGCTTGTGTTTTGAAGATTACCTTTCAGAATATCAGTTTTGGGGATCTTTGGATGTTGATACAGTTGTAGGGAATTTTGGCGCATTTGTCACAACGGAAAGATTGCAGGATATTGATATGTACAGTGCCGTGAAAGAATATGTTTCAGGCGCATTGTTTATTATGCGCAACAATGATTACTGTAATAACCTTTTTAAGAAAAGTAAAGACTGGAAAATAATTTTTCAAAATCCGCTTCATGTAGGTTTTGATGAATGCTGCGGAAGTGTTTATGTAGAGTTGAAAGCGGGTAAGAGTATCTTTGAATTAAATATGCCCGCTGAAAGTTTTACTGAAGTTGTTTTTAAAGAACAGGCATTCGGTTTACGGACATTGTTTGAAAACACGATACTTGAACCGCGTGGCAGAACTCCTGTGGAAATCAATAACAGGAGTGTGAAATACGATGGCGTGGAGTATATTATGGTTCATTTTATTTATTTTAAAGCAAGGTATTACTTCTACATAAATCCCTCATTAGTTAAATTACAATCGTATTACCTGAATGGTCTGGGTAATTTTAAAAACAAACCTACATCCCTACGGATGGCATTTTCTAAAAATCTTCTAAATGCCATCATTAAAAAGATTAACATAAATATTAAAAAGTTAAAATTTTAA
- a CDS encoding acyltransferase, with protein sequence MGILTKLYLKFEATMNAQRRLALKKRLKFCGDNVSIDPTSTIMVPGKMTIGHNSMISCYTTIYATFGVEIGNNSMISSNCGISSYGHKQHSLNRQADVAEDVNFSKPVIIGNNVWVGMNACILPGVCIGDNSIVGSGSVVTKNVPANEVWAGNPARFIKKLDL encoded by the coding sequence ATGGGTATTCTTACAAAATTATATTTGAAATTTGAAGCTACAATGAATGCACAACGCAGACTTGCACTCAAAAAAAGACTGAAATTTTGTGGGGATAATGTGTCCATTGACCCGACCAGTACCATAATGGTGCCTGGTAAAATGACCATCGGCCACAATAGTATGATATCGTGTTATACTACTATATATGCAACCTTCGGTGTTGAGATCGGTAACAATTCTATGATTTCCAGTAATTGCGGAATTTCCTCCTATGGGCATAAGCAACATTCATTAAACAGGCAGGCCGACGTTGCTGAGGATGTTAATTTTTCGAAGCCGGTGATTATTGGAAATAATGTTTGGGTAGGAATGAATGCATGTATTTTGCCTGGTGTTTGTATTGGAGATAATTCAATTGTAGGTTCAGGTAGCGTGGTTACTAAAAATGTACCTGCTAATGAAGTTTGGGCAGGTAATCCAGCCCGGTTTATAAAAAAACTTGATCTTTAA
- a CDS encoding glycosyltransferase family 2 protein gives MKLSVIIPTCNRSNLLIHCLSALYVNVLSINNRFECEVIVTDDSSDEETKTLIQQQYTWVKWVKGPRKGPAANRNNGVKNADGDWYLFIDDDCLPDTEILTEYYNAISANPEMRAFEGRIYVDGPKKSFLHESPINETGGFFWSCNICIQKDLFYQLKGFDEQFPFAAMEDVDLFRRLRQITDKHAFLFNASVVHPWRLNRNLIKTTLKRHASQEYYIQKHPEEAKRLNAMRHFRYFVKNNLYLVTHAWKYRFSGFGTLLYCNFLQLYFCFKTLLKSRPDKAS, from the coding sequence ATGAAGCTTTCAGTTATTATACCCACTTGCAACCGTTCTAATCTGTTGATCCATTGTTTGTCTGCATTATATGTTAATGTTTTGTCTATAAACAACCGGTTTGAATGTGAAGTTATTGTAACGGACGATAGCTCTGATGAAGAAACAAAAACGCTTATACAACAGCAGTACACTTGGGTGAAATGGGTTAAAGGACCGCGAAAAGGACCTGCTGCTAACAGAAATAACGGAGTTAAAAATGCTGATGGTGACTGGTATCTGTTTATAGATGATGATTGTTTGCCTGATACAGAAATTTTAACTGAATACTACAATGCAATATCGGCGAATCCTGAAATGCGTGCATTTGAAGGGCGAATTTATGTAGACGGTCCTAAAAAATCGTTTCTGCATGAATCACCCATAAATGAAACCGGAGGTTTTTTCTGGTCATGCAATATCTGTATTCAAAAGGATTTATTTTACCAGTTAAAAGGCTTTGATGAGCAGTTTCCTTTTGCTGCTATGGAAGATGTTGATTTGTTCAGACGGTTGAGACAGATAACGGACAAGCATGCATTTTTATTTAACGCTTCCGTTGTGCATCCATGGAGATTGAATCGCAATCTTATAAAGACAACATTGAAAAGACACGCTTCACAAGAATATTATATACAAAAACATCCTGAAGAAGCCAAGAGACTGAATGCAATGCGCCATTTTCGATATTTTGTAAAAAATAATCTGTACTTGGTTACACATGCCTGGAAATACCGTTTTTCCGGCTTTGGTACGTTATTGTATTGTAATTTCCTGCAATTGTATTTCTGTTTTAAAACGCTGTTAAAATCGCGCCCGGACAAAGCTTCTTAA
- a CDS encoding glycosyltransferase family 4 protein has protein sequence MHILFISKNFPPAVCGVGDYTFQLAKEFIKNGHAVTVLTQKTDNTIAVQGMNILPVISSWNIKAVFKIAAICKTVKPDYISMQYVPYSFNAKGMPFWLILLYMVLKIKGFKIVTTFHEVGIRYTAKSFKRKIIAAAQFFIARILSRYSFKNITSIDLYVNYLKRYTDAVFKIPVGANILPYTVDSSTISQLRNTIAHPESFILSTFGTRISDTILMAFAEVKKQHPDTVLIILGNIPKATKQHFTSKSQELGIDASIHITGYLSDEALYTHLKLSSLFVMAEYVSEKGEGGIATKSGSLAAAFAAGIPVLGTRGDTTDAVFRDNENIFLMNDYSVDQTAKRISEIINNQAWLQTIAAEARKTFASEFSWEKIYERYWEVYSMPD, from the coding sequence GTGCACATACTATTTATATCAAAGAACTTTCCGCCTGCAGTATGTGGTGTAGGGGATTATACATTCCAGCTGGCAAAAGAATTTATAAAAAATGGTCATGCCGTTACTGTACTTACGCAGAAAACGGATAATACTATAGCTGTACAGGGTATGAATATTCTGCCTGTAATTTCCTCTTGGAACATAAAAGCTGTTTTTAAAATAGCCGCTATCTGCAAAACAGTAAAGCCGGATTATATATCCATGCAATACGTACCGTATAGTTTTAATGCTAAAGGGATGCCTTTTTGGCTAATCCTGCTTTATATGGTATTGAAAATAAAAGGGTTTAAAATTGTTACAACATTTCATGAAGTAGGTATCAGATATACGGCAAAAAGTTTCAAGCGGAAAATAATTGCAGCTGCTCAGTTTTTTATTGCACGTATCTTGTCCCGGTATTCCTTCAAAAACATTACCAGCATTGATCTGTATGTCAATTACCTGAAAAGATATACCGACGCTGTATTTAAAATACCTGTTGGTGCAAATATTCTCCCCTATACGGTTGACTCAAGCACGATCAGCCAATTGAGAAATACAATTGCACATCCGGAATCCTTTATTCTTTCAACCTTCGGGACACGAATTTCAGATACGATTCTAATGGCTTTTGCGGAAGTTAAAAAGCAACATCCCGATACTGTATTAATCATATTAGGAAATATACCGAAAGCTACAAAACAGCATTTTACATCTAAATCTCAGGAGCTGGGTATTGATGCAAGTATTCATATTACAGGATATCTGTCTGATGAAGCACTCTATACACATTTAAAGCTTTCTTCTTTATTTGTAATGGCTGAGTATGTAAGTGAAAAAGGCGAAGGTGGGATTGCTACAAAAAGCGGTTCGCTGGCGGCAGCTTTTGCAGCAGGTATTCCTGTTCTGGGTACACGCGGCGATACTACAGATGCCGTATTCAGGGATAATGAGAATATATTTTTAATGAATGATTACTCTGTTGACCAAACAGCTAAACGTATTTCTGAAATTATCAATAATCAGGCGTGGTTACAGACTATCGCTGCGGAGGCTCGGAAAACGTTTGCGTCAGAATTCTCATGGGAGAAAATTTATGAAAGGTATTGGGAAGTGTATTCGATGCCTGATTGA
- a CDS encoding acyltransferase family protein — MNRNTSIYLDFLRVISALGVVICHANMSFFSIGLNLCNGEFGHKMVVVFFVLSGFLIAYTTEVKNKDLHGYIIDRISRLYPVIIPALLLTFIIDQIGYQFDPGYYGPYIHTASYYAKYFITFFNLNEIWFSSAKPPTNAPFWSLAYEVWYYIIFAVWIYAVKWKRYILLALIFLCIGYKIVLLFPIWLMGVALFKLSKHTVSTIFSVLLFVATSILIIGLVTENIHPVFPVVSRIGDPYFFYSYDFLNDILLGAIVCLNIFAVNSFNRSLIDENNFLIVKIKWFSSVTFSVYLFHFPVMILFGVLGFYNKESVLEVLILVLGIVVFCCFLGYYTEQKRFVFKKILEEKYRKYLLKINQ, encoded by the coding sequence ATGAACAGGAACACTTCTATCTATCTTGATTTTCTCAGAGTAATCTCTGCTTTAGGTGTAGTAATATGTCATGCAAACATGTCTTTTTTTTCAATAGGCTTAAATCTTTGTAATGGCGAGTTTGGACATAAAATGGTAGTGGTCTTTTTCGTATTGTCAGGTTTTCTTATTGCCTATACTACAGAAGTGAAAAATAAAGATTTACATGGATACATTATTGACCGTATATCCCGCTTATATCCTGTAATAATTCCTGCATTGCTTTTAACATTTATTATTGATCAGATCGGATACCAGTTTGATCCAGGTTACTATGGTCCGTATATACATACTGCATCATATTACGCTAAATACTTTATAACTTTTTTTAATCTGAATGAGATTTGGTTTTCATCTGCCAAGCCTCCTACAAATGCACCTTTCTGGTCATTAGCATATGAAGTCTGGTACTATATTATTTTTGCTGTATGGATCTATGCCGTTAAGTGGAAACGGTATATTTTACTTGCCTTAATATTTTTATGTATTGGATACAAAATAGTATTATTATTCCCAATCTGGTTAATGGGAGTTGCTCTTTTTAAACTTTCAAAGCATACTGTTTCAACTATTTTTTCTGTTTTATTATTTGTTGCAACCAGTATATTAATCATTGGTTTGGTTACTGAAAACATACATCCTGTATTTCCTGTAGTAAGCAGGATTGGAGATCCATATTTCTTTTATTCATATGATTTTTTAAATGATATTTTGTTAGGGGCGATTGTATGCCTGAATATATTTGCAGTGAATTCGTTCAACAGAAGTCTAATAGATGAAAATAATTTTTTGATCGTAAAAATAAAATGGTTTTCATCTGTAACTTTTTCTGTATACCTGTTCCATTTTCCAGTAATGATTTTATTCGGGGTTTTAGGATTTTATAATAAAGAGAGTGTATTGGAAGTCCTAATATTAGTATTGGGGATTGTAGTATTCTGCTGTTTTTTGGGGTATTATACCGAACAAAAAAGATTTGTGTTTAAAAAAATTCTGGAAGAAAAATACCGCAAGTATTTATTGAAAATAAATCAATAG
- a CDS encoding acyltransferase family protein, translated as MSRSISADLIKTGSIIGVVFIHGSSLLGTSSDFQTYASAWFRFCVPCFIILWAYFFEKSFAAKNNTERIQYIKKRFIHLLILFFAWSLLYFLLLVDWTTLSVSKMITIHFSGYGWSGQYFFIILFQLLLLYPLLRRCYIHHILRYSILLFCIIAYVYWGYYYDIIPELLKKLGDRPFIFWLPYVFCGIALANNTFIRLPLIYICFVFLIPLEFYVLEQFALSHSAYITPGILVGSILFCGTILQNSISITSEKARAVITYMGNNTMIIFLANPVVIFLLQTFLFKNITSTTDISKIILPFISTLLIICICLLIDFFIIHTIDKLTGIKLS; from the coding sequence ATGAGCCGTTCAATATCTGCTGATTTAATTAAAACAGGATCAATAATCGGAGTAGTTTTTATTCACGGCTCATCTCTGTTGGGAACAAGCTCAGATTTTCAGACATATGCATCTGCATGGTTTCGTTTTTGTGTACCCTGTTTCATTATACTCTGGGCCTATTTTTTTGAAAAATCATTTGCTGCGAAAAACAATACGGAACGTATTCAATATATCAAAAAACGATTTATTCATCTGCTGATACTTTTTTTTGCATGGAGCTTATTATACTTTTTACTTCTGGTTGACTGGACCACATTGTCTGTCAGTAAAATGATAACCATTCATTTTTCCGGCTATGGCTGGTCTGGCCAATACTTTTTTATAATATTATTTCAGCTTTTGCTGTTGTATCCGCTATTGAGAAGATGCTACATACACCATATACTACGTTACAGTATATTACTCTTTTGTATTATCGCTTATGTGTATTGGGGCTACTATTATGATATTATTCCTGAATTATTAAAAAAACTTGGAGACAGGCCTTTTATTTTTTGGCTTCCTTATGTGTTTTGCGGAATAGCACTTGCAAACAATACTTTTATCAGGTTACCGCTTATATATATCTGTTTCGTTTTTCTTATACCGCTAGAGTTTTATGTTCTGGAACAGTTCGCCTTGTCTCATTCTGCCTATATAACACCGGGAATTTTAGTTGGCTCTATATTATTCTGCGGCACAATATTACAGAATAGCATTTCTATAACATCAGAAAAAGCAAGAGCAGTTATTACCTACATGGGCAACAACACTATGATCATTTTTCTGGCCAATCCTGTTGTCATATTCCTTTTGCAAACATTTTTATTTAAGAACATCACATCAACAACAGACATTTCAAAAATCATTTTGCCGTTTATATCAACCTTGCTGATCATTTGTATTTGTTTGCTGATTGACTTTTTTATTATCCATACGATTGACAAACTGACAGGCATTAAACTTAGTTAA
- a CDS encoding glycosyltransferase family 2 protein — protein MHTTYPSVTVCIPTFNQAPFLIQAIESALAQTHSNISILVSDDASTDDTPVLMKQYENHPQIRYYRQPQNLGISANNNWLLSQPQTEYIIRLDSDDLLLPAYTETLLNLFSRYPEAGYAHAAVNEIDSKNNQRRIRRLFGRKEYQDAVTALKAGLTGYRVAANICMFKRHVLHEMNFYKPDMNFCEDWELSVRIADAGYGNIYCSEPLACYRVWTDQGNVRASRKVTEINGAYDLYQNTYLPVYKKRNWSINPVKRQLTSYALHHSICLTQTNFTEDDKHIIKSLLSKFTSSKLLQVKIWLIESRLFWLVEGLRSVKVAFKDRLKSAIYLLKK, from the coding sequence ATGCATACTACCTATCCATCTGTAACCGTTTGTATCCCAACTTTCAATCAGGCACCATTCCTTATCCAGGCTATCGAAAGTGCACTTGCGCAAACGCATTCGAATATATCTATACTTGTCTCAGATGACGCGAGTACGGATGACACCCCTGTGTTGATGAAGCAATATGAAAATCATCCGCAGATCCGTTATTACCGTCAGCCACAAAACCTGGGCATTTCTGCTAACAATAACTGGCTGCTCAGTCAGCCTCAAACCGAATATATCATCCGCCTGGATTCTGATGACCTGTTGCTGCCCGCATATACAGAGACATTGCTGAATCTGTTTTCGCGTTATCCTGAAGCAGGCTATGCGCATGCTGCCGTAAATGAAATCGATTCGAAAAATAATCAACGCAGGATCAGACGCCTGTTTGGCAGAAAAGAATATCAGGATGCTGTAACGGCTCTGAAAGCGGGGCTTACCGGCTATAGAGTTGCTGCAAATATCTGCATGTTCAAACGTCATGTATTGCATGAAATGAATTTTTATAAGCCAGATATGAATTTCTGTGAGGACTGGGAACTATCTGTCCGTATAGCCGATGCAGGTTATGGAAATATTTATTGTTCTGAACCGCTTGCCTGTTATCGTGTCTGGACAGACCAGGGAAATGTGCGTGCCAGCCGAAAAGTAACGGAAATTAACGGGGCCTATGATTTATACCAAAACACCTATTTGCCTGTATATAAAAAAAGAAACTGGAGCATCAACCCTGTTAAACGGCAATTAACTTCTTATGCGCTGCATCACAGTATCTGCCTTACCCAGACAAATTTCACCGAAGACGACAAGCATATAATAAAGTCTTTATTATCTAAATTTACTTCAAGTAAGTTATTGCAAGTTAAAATATGGCTGATTGAGTCCCGTTTGTTCTGGCTGGTGGAAGGATTACGCTCTGTAAAAGTAGCGTTTAAAGACCGATTGAAATCTGCAATCTATTTATTGAAAAAGTAA
- a CDS encoding glycosyltransferase, with product MIGFKPDILWVQEATLAQMALKFKKIFRFSYKIVFCDGAPVGHQFAKQFDHIVFLEKFAAQKALNDGVPTEKISVIPYICLTPKTFIEKKDARALFGLPENDFVIICVAAWNTHHKRIDYLLNEIALLGQDDVTLLLCGQPEAETVMLKDLAKQLGIKTKWVTLPPSELTKAYFAADIFVLPSLKEGLGAVLIEAGFHKLPVLCHPYDSALYIFGEEYDGLTDLSIKGNLAKKIEAFRKTDLTIKGNEVAVHINNTFNPDMLTQKFISMAEQVYNS from the coding sequence ATGATTGGATTTAAACCGGATATACTTTGGGTTCAGGAGGCAACGCTTGCGCAAATGGCATTGAAGTTTAAAAAAATATTCAGATTTTCATATAAAATAGTTTTTTGTGATGGCGCTCCTGTTGGACATCAATTTGCCAAACAATTTGACCACATTGTTTTTCTTGAAAAATTTGCTGCGCAAAAGGCTCTTAATGATGGAGTACCGACTGAAAAAATTTCTGTTATTCCCTACATTTGCCTGACACCTAAAACCTTTATTGAAAAAAAAGATGCAAGAGCATTATTCGGCCTTCCTGAAAACGACTTTGTAATCATCTGCGTTGCCGCCTGGAATACACATCACAAAAGAATTGATTATCTACTCAATGAAATTGCCTTACTTGGTCAAGATGATGTAACCCTTTTATTATGCGGACAGCCCGAAGCAGAAACTGTGATGCTTAAAGATTTGGCAAAACAACTTGGCATTAAAACAAAATGGGTTACATTACCTCCATCAGAACTTACAAAAGCATATTTTGCAGCAGATATCTTCGTGCTACCCAGTTTAAAAGAAGGACTTGGAGCCGTGCTTATTGAAGCAGGATTTCATAAATTACCTGTACTGTGTCATCCCTATGATTCTGCATTATATATATTTGGTGAAGAGTATGATGGATTAACAGACCTTTCAATAAAAGGTAACCTTGCAAAAAAAATTGAGGCTTTCAGAAAAACCGATTTAACCATCAAAGGAAATGAAGTAGCTGTTCATATTAATAATACATTTAATCCTGACATGCTTACTCAAAAATTTATCTCAATGGCTGAACAGGTCTATAATTCATAG
- a CDS encoding glycosyltransferase family 4 protein, translating to MPIRKINLIHPVKNAFALQAANAFKKAGILNRLYTTYFYKESVVLKLLKKISPGIYTNIHNELKRRDWQVDASYIVSKPWIEYKRIFLLKSGLSKRLKLSSHTLNSRMYDDFDKTVSAMKWDTIDAVYAYEDCSLRSFRKAKKLGVVCLYDLPIVHHETAKEILGREVELFPEFKSCLATVNEPDWKIKKKEEELAMADLIFVPSDFVKNSVTRLGIPSEKVKVNVFGAPIEKFTPLEKTDNIFRPIFVGGIGPRKGVHYLIQAWKELNLPGAELLLVGIDLFPQGWLKEQIKDANIRFVASVPHHQLPQYYASADCFVFPSLAEGLALVQLEAMACGLPVITTPNAGAENIIKEGENGFLIPVRNIEALKEKILYLYEHPHEKQQMRLAARKTAEYFTWERYQNFLLQSIEQYDSSKRP from the coding sequence ATGCCCATCCGAAAAATAAATCTGATACACCCTGTAAAAAATGCGTTTGCCTTGCAGGCTGCCAATGCATTTAAAAAAGCCGGGATTCTGAATAGACTTTATACGACATATTTTTACAAGGAATCAGTGGTATTGAAGCTTTTAAAAAAAATAAGCCCCGGGATATATACAAATATTCATAATGAATTGAAACGCAGAGACTGGCAGGTGGATGCCAGTTATATTGTTAGTAAACCGTGGATTGAATACAAACGGATTTTTTTATTAAAATCAGGTCTAAGCAAAAGACTGAAACTTAGTTCACATACGTTAAACAGCCGTATGTATGACGATTTTGATAAAACAGTATCTGCAATGAAATGGGATACCATTGATGCTGTTTATGCATATGAGGATTGTTCATTACGTTCCTTTAGAAAAGCGAAGAAGCTTGGCGTTGTATGTCTGTATGATTTGCCTATTGTACATCATGAAACGGCAAAAGAAATATTAGGAAGGGAAGTGGAACTGTTTCCTGAATTCAAATCCTGCCTGGCTACAGTGAATGAACCGGACTGGAAAATCAAAAAGAAAGAAGAAGAGTTGGCAATGGCAGATCTTATTTTTGTACCTTCTGATTTTGTAAAGAATTCTGTAACACGCTTAGGTATTCCATCTGAAAAGGTTAAAGTTAATGTATTTGGAGCACCGATAGAAAAATTCACTCCGCTTGAGAAAACAGATAACATCTTTCGTCCAATTTTTGTTGGCGGGATAGGGCCCCGAAAAGGCGTGCATTATCTGATACAGGCGTGGAAAGAGTTGAATCTTCCGGGTGCAGAATTACTTTTGGTAGGAATTGACCTGTTTCCGCAAGGCTGGCTGAAAGAGCAGATAAAAGATGCGAATATTCGTTTTGTAGCTTCAGTACCGCATCATCAGTTGCCGCAGTATTACGCCTCTGCAGATTGTTTCGTTTTTCCGTCGCTTGCTGAAGGGTTGGCGTTGGTTCAGCTTGAGGCTATGGCTTGTGGTTTGCCTGTTATTACTACACCAAATGCCGGAGCTGAAAATATTATTAAAGAGGGTGAAAATGGTTTTTTAATTCCTGTACGCAACATAGAAGCCTTAAAAGAAAAAATTTTATATCTATATGAACACCCGCATGAAAAACAGCAGATGAGGTTGGCTGCACGCAAAACGGCGGAATATTTTACCTGGGAACGGTATCAGAATTTCCTCCTTCAGAGCATTGAACAATACGATTCCTCCAAACGTCCGTGA